From bacterium, the proteins below share one genomic window:
- a CDS encoding TonB-dependent receptor codes for QILYSLNRRRDYEFSWRYNLDGLPRRRNDSYLATLFWNHTLTSRLFYSLSLCQTRLRSRIGEGPAESVTGQPFQYDFYLLYVLSGDRIWLADMRQNSTTLKTEITSQWHPAHLFKAGMEVKRYDIHSSLRKVEPQLSYFGKPLIDEEMLNFSTRYQYHPYSGSLFLQDKFESPTSRSVISLGLRFDFLDPRARRPAVELIPVGKEEYSEEITAFVPAKIKYQFCPRFGFAFPFTEKSFFFINWGRYLQFPLFEQLYAGLDNVEMDRGVKVLRGNPELLAEKTTALELSARYNIAENFVASALYFHKETTDQIDSKTFVSANSRIAGNYGFAEYVNNPYAVAQGFEFVVSREKGAWCTGSLSYTLMEAKGLSEHENQGMNMAQWGFPMAALPYALSWDQRHSCKADLSFALPASIRLNVIWQYHSGRPYTYYPSPDGITPLNPDMLFLPNNRRMPSYHLADLRLGKSHCFGSAAANGKGGLKTELYLQVNNLFNDRNVRWIDACGRIGGELSDPSAWEIGRRSGIGFRAEW; via the coding sequence TCAGATCCTCTATTCCCTGAACCGCCGGCGCGATTATGAATTCAGCTGGCGGTACAATCTCGACGGACTGCCGCGGCGTCGCAACGACAGTTATCTCGCAACGCTGTTCTGGAACCACACGCTGACCAGCCGTCTCTTTTACTCACTCAGTCTGTGTCAGACTCGGCTCCGCTCGCGCATCGGCGAGGGGCCGGCAGAAAGCGTGACCGGGCAACCCTTTCAATACGACTTTTATCTGCTCTATGTCCTCAGCGGTGATCGGATCTGGTTGGCCGACATGCGGCAGAACAGCACCACCCTTAAAACGGAAATCACCAGCCAATGGCATCCCGCCCATCTGTTCAAAGCCGGCATGGAAGTCAAGCGCTATGACATCCACTCCTCCTTGCGCAAGGTGGAGCCGCAGCTCTCTTATTTCGGCAAACCGCTGATCGATGAGGAGATGCTCAACTTTAGCACGCGCTATCAATATCATCCCTACAGCGGTTCGCTGTTTCTTCAGGACAAATTTGAATCGCCGACCAGCCGTTCGGTCATTTCCCTGGGCCTGCGTTTTGATTTTCTCGATCCGCGCGCCCGCAGGCCGGCCGTGGAATTGATACCAGTCGGAAAGGAAGAGTATTCGGAAGAGATCACCGCGTTCGTGCCGGCTAAAATAAAATACCAGTTCTGTCCCCGATTCGGATTTGCTTTTCCGTTCACCGAAAAGAGCTTTTTCTTCATCAACTGGGGCCGCTATCTGCAATTTCCGCTGTTCGAACAGCTGTACGCCGGCCTGGACAATGTAGAAATGGATCGCGGCGTCAAAGTGTTGCGCGGCAATCCCGAGCTGTTGGCGGAAAAGACCACGGCGCTCGAGCTCAGCGCCCGCTACAACATCGCGGAGAATTTTGTGGCCTCCGCCCTGTATTTTCATAAAGAAACCACGGATCAGATAGACAGCAAAACTTTTGTCTCGGCCAACAGCCGTATTGCCGGGAATTACGGATTCGCTGAATATGTCAACAATCCCTATGCCGTCGCCCAGGGATTCGAGTTTGTGGTGAGCAGGGAAAAAGGCGCGTGGTGCACCGGCAGCCTCTCCTACACGTTAATGGAAGCCAAAGGCCTCAGCGAACATGAGAACCAGGGGATGAACATGGCGCAATGGGGCTTTCCCATGGCCGCCCTGCCCTACGCCCTGAGTTGGGATCAGCGTCACAGCTGCAAAGCGGATCTGTCGTTCGCGTTGCCGGCATCCATCCGGTTGAACGTGATCTGGCAATACCACAGCGGCCGGCCATACACCTATTACCCGTCTCCGGACGGCATCACACCGCTCAATCCTGATATGCTGTTCCTGCCCAACAACCGACGCATGCCGAGCTATCACCTCGCCGATCTCCGTCTCGGCAAAAGCCACTGTTTCGGATCAGCGGCGGCGAACGGTAAAGGCGGCCTGAAAACAGAGTTATATCTTCAAGTCAACAATCTCTTCAATGACCGCAATGTACGCTGGATCGATGCCTGCGGACGGATCGGCGGCGAATTGAGCGATCCCTCGGCCTGGGAGATCGGCCGCAGGAGCGGCATCGGCTTTCGAGCGGAATGGTGA